Proteins from one Erysipelothrix larvae genomic window:
- a CDS encoding TrmH family RNA methyltransferase: MIVVGKISVKAILKHQKRPISKLYMRQKRADKDAKYILGLAKSAGIPVEFVSDEVLCELTQTKSHGGVAVECEGRTCDNIKYKESMLYMCVEGLSDPYNMGEVLRTVSALGFDGVITPTYDFYEHEAKLIRASAGASESLVWHFSDDLAQTLTQMGSKGVRIVGAHRNDTSQSLTHYTFNSKSCIVIGGAYRGLSRNVLDTVQDMVRLDYDARVSLSTVGAVSVFAYAAFIQKEGNS; this comes from the coding sequence ATGATTGTTGTTGGGAAAATTAGTGTAAAAGCGATCTTAAAGCATCAAAAAAGACCCATCTCTAAACTCTATATGCGTCAAAAACGGGCGGACAAAGATGCGAAGTATATTCTAGGCCTTGCGAAAAGTGCGGGGATCCCAGTTGAGTTTGTCAGTGATGAAGTCTTGTGTGAACTCACACAAACGAAGTCTCATGGGGGTGTCGCAGTTGAATGCGAAGGACGAACTTGTGATAATATAAAGTATAAAGAATCAATGTTGTATATGTGTGTTGAAGGGTTAAGTGACCCCTATAACATGGGGGAAGTTTTAAGAACCGTATCCGCTTTGGGGTTTGATGGTGTTATCACGCCAACCTATGACTTCTATGAACATGAAGCAAAACTCATTCGCGCCAGTGCGGGTGCCAGTGAATCCTTAGTATGGCATTTCAGTGATGATCTTGCACAGACGCTAACCCAAATGGGATCAAAAGGGGTACGCATCGTCGGTGCCCATCGAAATGACACCAGTCAATCACTGACACACTACACCTTTAACTCAAAGAGTTGTATTGTGATTGGAGGCGCTTATCGTGGGTTATCACGAAATGTACTGGACACTGTGCAGGATATGGTGCGTCTTGATTATGATGCACGGGTATCCTTAAGTACTGTTGGTGCAGTCAGTGTCTTTGCATATGCAGCCTTTATTCAAAAGGAGGGAAATTCATGA
- the nadE gene encoding NAD(+) synthase, which yields MKCAIAQMRVKASQPYHNLKTIKHMIQKVHNAADFIVFPEMCVGGYFIADQYHQKDMQDLLLSMNQDIINMSGECGVIWGNIDVVDGKLYNAAFFAHKGALVGVYHKSLLPTYGVFDDARYFKSGHNFEPFEFKGKKIAIQICEDMWDETYEISPTQEALKYNPDYLINISCSPWIFKKESSRSAVINHKNLPIPFVYVNSVGLQNTGKSVLLMDGNSQVTYKDSCYALNDMFEEELAIVDLDHIKNASPIKTHKLYQGLLHAIRYFDEEALPYGPKWIIGVSGGLDSSVSATLLTHALGKERVIGVTMPSQFTRDITKSNAYHLSQTLGFKLHEIPIGDMVDATVKGLKTSGYPTVEGLTFENIQARLRGHTLMSVASLENGVVVNNGNKIEVALGYATLYGDAIGALSILGDLTKLEVGDLARSINDANNKEIIPHNLIPSDEGDMISWDFAPSAELAEGQFDPMKWGYHDHLVLYLMGGSINDLLKKYLDGSILDTNLGKYLKAYGLDDPEAFIKDLDWVSRQMRNAVYKRLQMPPIVLVSEQGFGSDYRESQIPQCISDETQALKTRVLHEGLGQR from the coding sequence ATGAAATGTGCGATTGCTCAAATGAGAGTTAAAGCCAGTCAACCGTATCACAATCTGAAGACCATCAAGCATATGATTCAAAAGGTTCATAATGCTGCGGACTTCATCGTGTTTCCTGAAATGTGCGTGGGTGGCTATTTTATCGCGGACCAATATCATCAAAAAGACATGCAAGATCTCTTATTGTCCATGAATCAAGACATCATCAACATGAGTGGTGAGTGTGGTGTGATTTGGGGTAATATTGATGTTGTCGATGGTAAACTTTATAATGCAGCCTTCTTTGCACACAAAGGAGCGCTTGTTGGCGTGTATCATAAATCATTGCTTCCAACCTATGGAGTTTTTGATGATGCACGCTATTTTAAATCAGGGCATAATTTTGAACCCTTTGAGTTTAAAGGAAAGAAAATTGCCATCCAGATTTGTGAAGATATGTGGGATGAAACCTATGAGATTTCACCAACCCAAGAAGCATTAAAATACAACCCTGATTACTTAATCAATATTTCGTGTTCACCCTGGATTTTTAAAAAAGAATCATCACGTTCTGCTGTCATCAACCATAAGAATCTCCCGATTCCATTTGTGTATGTGAACTCAGTGGGTCTTCAAAATACAGGGAAGTCTGTGTTATTGATGGATGGGAATTCACAAGTAACTTATAAAGATTCTTGTTATGCATTGAATGATATGTTTGAAGAAGAACTTGCGATTGTGGATTTGGATCATATCAAAAATGCATCCCCAATAAAAACGCACAAGCTGTATCAAGGCTTGTTGCATGCGATTCGTTACTTTGATGAAGAAGCACTCCCTTATGGACCAAAGTGGATAATTGGTGTCTCAGGAGGGCTAGATAGCTCTGTCAGTGCAACCTTACTGACTCATGCTTTAGGTAAAGAGCGTGTAATCGGAGTAACGATGCCCAGTCAATTCACCCGGGATATTACAAAGTCCAATGCGTATCATCTGAGTCAAACTCTAGGGTTTAAACTTCATGAAATCCCGATTGGTGATATGGTGGATGCAACCGTTAAAGGCCTCAAAACATCTGGATACCCAACCGTTGAAGGGCTGACCTTCGAAAACATTCAAGCACGCTTAAGGGGGCATACCTTAATGAGTGTTGCGAGTCTTGAAAATGGTGTCGTGGTCAATAACGGCAATAAAATCGAAGTCGCTTTAGGTTATGCAACACTTTATGGTGATGCAATTGGTGCCTTGTCAATATTGGGGGACCTTACAAAACTTGAAGTGGGAGACCTTGCACGTTCGATTAATGACGCAAACAATAAAGAAATCATCCCGCATAATTTGATTCCAAGTGATGAAGGCGACATGATTTCCTGGGATTTTGCACCCAGTGCTGAACTAGCAGAAGGCCAATTTGATCCGATGAAGTGGGGCTACCATGACCATTTAGTCTTGTATCTGATGGGTGGTTCAATCAACGATCTATTGAAAAAGTATCTTGATGGAAGTATTCTTGATACAAACCTTGGGAAATATCTCAAAGCCTATGGCTTAGATGATCCAGAAGCCTTTATAAAAGATCTAGATTGGGTTTCACGGCAAATGCGAAACGCTGTGTATAAACGCCTTCAAATGCCACCAATTGTACTTGTCAGCGAGCAAGGGTTTGGGTCGGATTATCGTGAAAGTCAAATTCCTCAATGCATCTCTGATGAAACCCAAGCATTGAAAACACGCGTGCTTCATGAAGGGTTGGGTCAACGATGA
- a CDS encoding MgtC/SapB family protein, which produces MSWSDILTRIVASVILGGIIGFERARKNRPAGLRTHILVCLGSCVFALIQVQLMRETLELSLTLDPSLRDSVRVDGSRIIAQIVSGVGFLGAGTIFVHKQSITGLTTAASLWAVAGIGIASGMGYFAIAFVGVIGIIGSLLIVENYVHVPKSNRIKITCKDEFSHQMIEELLNVKGIEHNLVMIDVKKINEEKHLLLMYELEYKNNQQYFDIIVRLKSIDDILSIETFLM; this is translated from the coding sequence ATGAGTTGGAGTGACATTCTCACACGCATCGTAGCTTCTGTGATCTTAGGGGGCATTATTGGGTTTGAACGGGCACGAAAAAACAGACCCGCTGGACTGAGAACACATATCCTTGTATGTTTGGGGTCGTGTGTTTTTGCACTGATTCAAGTTCAACTCATGCGTGAAACCTTGGAACTGTCACTAACATTGGATCCATCATTACGCGATTCCGTCCGTGTGGATGGCAGCCGCATCATTGCCCAAATTGTATCGGGTGTTGGGTTTTTAGGTGCAGGGACCATTTTTGTTCATAAACAATCCATTACCGGATTGACCACTGCCGCATCCCTTTGGGCTGTTGCAGGAATTGGAATTGCAAGTGGTATGGGATACTTTGCGATCGCATTTGTGGGTGTTATAGGGATTATTGGATCACTTTTGATTGTGGAAAATTATGTCCATGTTCCAAAATCAAACCGCATCAAGATAACCTGTAAAGATGAATTCTCGCATCAAATGATTGAAGAGCTTCTTAATGTAAAAGGGATTGAACACAATCTTGTGATGATTGATGTTAAGAAAATCAATGAAGAAAAACACCTTCTTCTAATGTATGAACTCGAATATAAAAACAATCAACAATACTTTGATATCATTGTGAGACTTAAAAGCATTGATGATATCCTATCAATTGAGACATTCCTCATGTAA
- a CDS encoding glutamine synthetase III, translating to MTDKPYECFGLKCFDEETMIKYLPRPVYTKWKQSIHKEEPMDRETADAIAHAMKTWALENGATHYSHWFIPMTGSSAEKHDAFLEPDSKGDPIFRFSGKNLIKGETDGSSFPNGGLRQTFEARGYTYWDVSSPVFLRGHVLFIPSVFISFHGDSLDEKAPLLKSMDAMSQASKRVLHALGDTDVQSVRQMVGLEQEYFLIKKEDYFSRDDLLFTGRTLFGARPPKDQELVGHYYGSIPSHVVHYMEDVNEELWKLGIYSKVEHNEVAPCQFEIAVVYSDANVAVDRNMLVMETLKRVALKHDMVALLHEKPFSYVNGSGKHNNFSLVTDTGINLFDPGAVPHENIRFLVFVCALLRAVERHSALLRFAASTSGNDQRLGASEAPPAIISMFMGSELEEILNQLEHSDVISKASDKVYYSPLGSLKELPKDSSDRNRTSPFAFTGSKFEFRMPGSSICGAFVNTTLNAIMAESLEQFADELEQNPDNPLLVCQSIIKRHKHIIFNGDGYHDSWVEEARRRNLPNLNRYIDSTAALLYPKTLDLFCTLKILSSRELEARSEISYERHIETLNTEVRTFVSMIRRGLLPAVVDEITRTSQTQVNTSSKYLQGHVNKCVQLADDLSDALDACEKTLAQCLGIDSCKDRAITMDKNLRPHLIHLRDLCDEVELLLPEKSYPYPTYTEILFKV from the coding sequence ATGACTGATAAGCCCTATGAATGTTTTGGACTCAAATGTTTTGATGAAGAAACAATGATTAAGTATTTACCACGGCCTGTTTATACGAAATGGAAACAATCCATTCACAAAGAAGAACCGATGGATCGAGAAACTGCCGACGCAATTGCCCACGCAATGAAAACTTGGGCTTTAGAAAACGGTGCAACTCACTATTCCCACTGGTTTATACCAATGACAGGTTCCAGTGCAGAAAAACATGACGCTTTTTTAGAACCCGACTCAAAAGGTGATCCAATCTTTAGATTCTCAGGAAAGAATTTAATCAAAGGAGAAACAGATGGCTCAAGCTTCCCAAATGGTGGACTGAGACAAACTTTTGAAGCCCGCGGCTACACATATTGGGATGTTTCATCACCAGTATTTCTAAGAGGTCATGTTTTATTTATACCTTCTGTCTTTATTTCATTCCACGGTGACTCACTCGATGAGAAAGCACCCCTACTGAAATCAATGGACGCGATGAGCCAAGCATCAAAACGTGTGCTTCATGCTTTAGGTGATACCGATGTCCAATCCGTACGCCAAATGGTAGGTCTTGAACAAGAATACTTCTTAATCAAAAAAGAAGACTATTTCTCACGTGATGACCTGCTCTTTACGGGGCGTACGCTTTTTGGAGCCCGTCCCCCTAAAGACCAAGAGCTTGTAGGGCACTACTATGGTTCCATTCCATCCCATGTGGTTCACTACATGGAAGATGTGAATGAAGAATTGTGGAAACTGGGCATCTATTCCAAAGTAGAACACAACGAAGTTGCCCCATGTCAATTTGAGATTGCGGTTGTTTATTCCGATGCAAACGTTGCGGTAGACCGTAATATGCTGGTTATGGAAACCTTAAAACGCGTGGCTCTTAAACATGATATGGTCGCGCTTCTTCATGAAAAACCATTCTCCTATGTGAACGGTTCTGGAAAACACAACAACTTCTCCCTTGTCACGGATACAGGGATTAACCTTTTTGACCCCGGAGCAGTCCCTCACGAAAACATTCGATTCTTAGTCTTCGTTTGTGCTTTACTTCGCGCGGTTGAACGTCACAGTGCACTCTTGCGCTTTGCAGCATCAACATCCGGAAATGACCAACGCCTGGGGGCTTCTGAAGCACCACCAGCAATCATTTCAATGTTCATGGGTTCTGAACTCGAAGAAATTCTAAACCAACTTGAACACAGTGATGTGATCTCTAAAGCCAGTGATAAAGTGTACTACTCCCCATTAGGTTCATTAAAAGAGCTTCCAAAAGACAGCTCCGATCGCAACCGTACATCACCCTTTGCATTTACCGGTTCGAAGTTTGAATTCAGAATGCCAGGGTCATCAATCTGTGGTGCCTTTGTGAATACAACCCTGAATGCAATCATGGCAGAAAGCCTTGAACAATTCGCAGATGAACTCGAACAAAACCCAGACAACCCACTCCTTGTTTGTCAATCAATTATTAAACGACACAAACACATTATCTTTAATGGGGATGGTTACCATGATTCATGGGTAGAAGAAGCACGCCGTCGTAACTTACCAAACCTAAACCGTTACATTGATTCAACCGCTGCCCTGCTTTACCCAAAAACACTGGACCTCTTTTGCACATTGAAAATCTTGTCCAGTCGTGAACTTGAAGCGCGCAGTGAGATTTCATACGAACGCCATATTGAAACACTCAACACAGAAGTAAGAACCTTTGTATCTATGATACGTCGTGGACTTTTACCTGCTGTTGTGGATGAGATTACACGCACATCACAGACCCAAGTAAATACGTCAAGTAAATACCTTCAAGGACATGTCAACAAATGTGTGCAATTGGCCGATGATTTAAGCGATGCACTCGATGCATGTGAAAAAACGCTGGCTCAATGCCTTGGCATCGATTCATGCAAAGACCGTGCCATCACCATGGATAAAAACCTGCGTCCACACTTAATTCATTTACGGGATCTTTGTGATGAGGTTGAACTCCTCTTACCAGAAAAATCCTATCCATATCCAACCTACACTGAAATCTTATTCAAAGTGTAA
- a CDS encoding NifU family protein, protein MDLESKIVHTISRIRPYIQYDGGDIEFVSVDENGLVKVRLLGACVGCGLVDFTLKGGVEALLMDEIPEVTGVILAEEEFQEI, encoded by the coding sequence ATGGATTTAGAATCAAAGATTGTACATACCATAAGTCGTATCCGTCCATACATCCAATATGATGGGGGCGATATCGAGTTTGTGAGTGTTGATGAAAATGGACTGGTAAAGGTCCGCTTACTGGGAGCTTGTGTCGGTTGTGGCTTGGTTGATTTCACATTAAAGGGCGGTGTTGAAGCCTTATTAATGGATGAAATTCCAGAAGTTACAGGCGTAATTCTTGCGGAAGAAGAATTTCAAGAAATCTAA
- a CDS encoding divergent PAP2 family protein, which produces MFNEFYPLLCAIVANIVAQLLKPIFHYIKTGNWDFKMALESGGFPSSHTALVVGLAFAIGYSEGFTSTFFYIAFCLMLIVVYDAANVRYYAGQNIRMTKQLINDFEVLTKHKLTDPVYQERVKTVLGHKWVEVIGGLVLGFIVATALYFFR; this is translated from the coding sequence GTGTTTAACGAATTTTATCCGCTTTTATGCGCAATCGTCGCGAACATCGTTGCACAACTTTTAAAACCGATTTTTCACTATATAAAGACCGGAAATTGGGATTTTAAAATGGCACTTGAAAGTGGCGGATTTCCAAGCTCGCACACTGCATTAGTTGTAGGACTTGCATTTGCAATCGGATATAGTGAAGGCTTTACATCAACCTTCTTCTACATCGCATTTTGCCTCATGCTTATTGTCGTATACGATGCTGCGAATGTACGCTATTATGCAGGCCAAAACATACGCATGACAAAACAATTAATCAATGACTTTGAAGTGTTAACCAAACACAAACTGACTGACCCCGTCTATCAAGAACGTGTGAAAACCGTACTGGGCCACAAATGGGTTGAAGTGATTGGTGGGCTTGTCCTTGGATTTATTGTCGCAACTGCGTTATACTTTTTTAGGTAG
- a CDS encoding glucose-6-phosphate isomerase, whose translation MVKVDLSHAKLNEDVLSYQSEVSRIHRMIHDKTGKGSDYVGWVDWANTYDKEEFARILDCAKRIQDQAEVLLVCGIGGSYLGARAAIDMMTNPYGKKDLEIIYVGNTFSSTAVVRILDYIKDKEVACNVISKSGTTTETALAFRLIRQFMEEKYGETEAARRIYATTDAKNGLLKPLADKKGYETFVIPDDIGGRFSVITPVGLLPIAAAGIDINALMDGVKDATHDYNTDDLTTNAAYVYGVTRRILEKQGKSVEMFVSYEPHLVFLAEWWKQLFGESEGKEDKGLLPASVNFSTDLHSMGQFVQEGTKNLFETVIRVVNPIEDMVFPSDEGDLDQLNYLEGKSLNWVNEKAFEGTLEAHEITGNVPNVIIEIEKVDAYTFGYLVYFFFKALAMSVYMLDVNPFDQPGVEVYKRNMFRLLGKTK comes from the coding sequence ATGGTAAAAGTAGATTTAAGTCATGCGAAATTGAATGAAGATGTCCTCAGTTATCAATCTGAAGTATCACGCATTCACAGAATGATTCATGATAAAACTGGTAAAGGTTCAGATTATGTTGGGTGGGTAGACTGGGCAAATACCTACGATAAAGAAGAGTTTGCACGTATTTTAGATTGTGCAAAACGCATCCAAGATCAAGCGGAAGTATTGTTAGTATGTGGTATCGGTGGATCTTATCTAGGTGCACGTGCTGCAATTGATATGATGACAAACCCTTATGGTAAAAAAGATTTAGAAATCATTTATGTTGGGAATACATTCTCTTCAACTGCTGTTGTGCGTATTCTTGATTACATTAAGGACAAAGAGGTTGCATGTAATGTAATTTCTAAGTCAGGGACGACAACTGAAACTGCACTTGCATTCAGATTGATTCGTCAATTTATGGAAGAAAAATATGGTGAAACAGAAGCAGCACGTCGTATCTATGCAACAACTGATGCGAAAAATGGGCTTCTTAAGCCACTTGCAGATAAGAAAGGGTACGAAACCTTTGTCATTCCTGATGATATCGGGGGTCGTTTCTCAGTAATTACGCCAGTTGGCTTACTCCCAATTGCGGCTGCAGGCATTGATATTAATGCCCTTATGGATGGGGTTAAAGATGCAACGCATGACTATAATACCGATGACCTTACCACAAATGCTGCCTATGTATATGGTGTAACACGCCGTATCTTAGAAAAACAAGGCAAGTCTGTAGAAATGTTTGTAAGTTATGAACCACATTTGGTATTCTTAGCTGAATGGTGGAAGCAATTGTTTGGTGAATCTGAAGGGAAAGAAGATAAGGGATTACTTCCTGCAAGTGTGAACTTCTCAACAGACCTTCACTCAATGGGTCAATTTGTACAAGAAGGCACAAAGAATCTCTTTGAAACGGTCATTCGTGTTGTGAATCCGATTGAGGATATGGTATTCCCAAGTGATGAAGGGGACTTAGACCAATTGAATTACCTCGAAGGCAAGAGCTTGAACTGGGTAAATGAAAAAGCGTTTGAAGGAACACTTGAAGCGCATGAAATTACCGGAAATGTTCCAAATGTGATCATTGAAATTGAAAAAGTCGATGCATATACCTTTGGGTATCTTGTTTATTTCTTCTTCAAAGCATTAGCAATGTCTGTATACATGTTGGATGTGAATCCATTTGACCAACCGGGTGTTGAAGTATACAAACGCAATATGTTTAGACTCTTAGGTAAAACAAAATAA
- the msrA gene encoding peptide-methionine (S)-S-oxide reductase MsrA, which yields MTSTNTKTIVVAGGCYWGVEEYFRRLKGIIDTKAGFAQGTVENPTYEEVCTGQTDHAEAVVLTYDPSILSLSDIADHIFRIIDPTSLNKQGGDIGTQYRTGLYPSNTEDLKVLQDFVDSKRASYNKPVVVEVEMLRNFYDAPTDHQLYLVKNPHGYCHVDFSKLKPEELK from the coding sequence ATGACATCAACTAACACAAAAACAATCGTTGTCGCTGGGGGTTGTTACTGGGGTGTGGAAGAATACTTCCGTCGACTCAAAGGCATCATCGACACCAAAGCAGGGTTTGCCCAAGGCACCGTTGAAAACCCAACCTATGAGGAAGTCTGCACAGGACAAACTGACCATGCAGAAGCGGTCGTGCTTACCTATGATCCAAGCATCCTATCCCTAAGTGACATCGCTGACCATATTTTCAGAATCATTGATCCAACATCTCTCAACAAACAAGGGGGCGATATTGGGACACAATACCGCACTGGATTATACCCTTCTAATACAGAAGACCTCAAAGTGCTTCAAGACTTTGTGGATTCAAAACGAGCATCCTACAACAAACCCGTGGTTGTGGAAGTAGAAATGCTCCGTAATTTTTATGATGCACCCACCGACCATCAACTGTATCTTGTGAAAAACCCACATGGCTATTGTCATGTAGATTTTAGTAAATTGAAACCTGAAGAACTGAAATAA
- a CDS encoding ABC transporter ATP-binding protein, translating to MILFKYFKQFKKFGILSVLCIALESAFELAIPMIMADIIDIGIANQDVGVIYRQGALMIMCALISLVLGYLYAHYSSRFAFNVGNQLRIDVFKKIQTFSFQNLDGFSNASLITRLTSDINIIQSSINNGIRPMFRAPVMLVMSIVFAFMMDRNLSLVFLIAAPILATFLVMIVKRIEPRFKMLQEAVDRVNEIVQENLVGIRVVKAYVREDTEAKKFEAVNDYVRDTGINTYRVATLNLPLFQSVMYCTILAIIWFGGNRIFADQMQIGALTGILSYVLQVLNSLMMLSNVFLLITRSLTSVERIEEVIVEPVELDENEGGLRSLKDGSIVFRHVTFKYSKESQEPVLHDISFWISSGSMVGIMGTTGSSKSSLVQLILRLYDVSDGEVIVGGHNVCDYDLRHLREELAIVLQKNTLFSGTILENLRWGKKDATLDEVIEACKIACCHDFIDALSDGYNSRVEQGGANFSGGQKQRLCIARALLKNPKILILDDSTSALDRQTEQRIWEGLKSSYPDTTKIIIAQRVSSVIDTDQIIILDGGEIHAAGDHEALMVLDPLYREIYQSQQEGVLA from the coding sequence TTGATATTATTTAAGTATTTCAAACAGTTTAAGAAATTTGGAATCTTATCTGTTTTATGTATTGCACTGGAAAGTGCGTTTGAACTTGCAATTCCAATGATTATGGCCGATATTATCGACATAGGGATTGCGAACCAGGATGTAGGTGTCATTTACCGACAAGGGGCATTAATGATCATGTGTGCGCTGATTTCCCTTGTGTTAGGGTATTTATATGCCCACTATTCATCACGTTTTGCCTTTAATGTTGGGAATCAATTGCGTATTGATGTGTTTAAGAAAATTCAAACGTTTTCATTTCAAAATTTGGATGGGTTTTCCAATGCATCCCTAATAACTCGTTTAACCTCAGACATTAACATCATTCAAAGTTCAATTAACAATGGGATACGCCCGATGTTTAGAGCCCCTGTGATGCTTGTGATGTCGATTGTGTTTGCCTTTATGATGGACCGTAATTTATCCCTTGTGTTTTTAATTGCCGCACCTATTCTTGCGACCTTCTTAGTGATGATTGTGAAACGCATTGAACCACGTTTTAAGATGCTTCAAGAAGCGGTGGATCGTGTGAATGAAATTGTTCAAGAAAACTTAGTGGGAATTCGTGTTGTGAAGGCCTATGTGCGCGAAGATACTGAAGCCAAAAAGTTTGAAGCAGTGAATGATTATGTACGGGATACAGGGATTAATACCTATCGGGTAGCAACCCTGAATTTACCACTCTTTCAGAGTGTGATGTATTGTACAATTCTTGCGATAATTTGGTTTGGTGGCAATCGAATCTTTGCGGATCAAATGCAAATTGGTGCTTTAACGGGGATCTTAAGTTATGTGCTTCAAGTTTTAAATTCATTAATGATGCTTTCTAATGTATTCTTATTAATTACCCGTTCACTCACATCGGTTGAACGGATTGAGGAAGTGATTGTGGAGCCGGTTGAATTGGATGAAAATGAAGGTGGGCTGCGATCACTGAAAGATGGTTCCATTGTCTTTAGACATGTTACCTTTAAGTATTCTAAAGAATCACAAGAACCGGTACTGCATGATATTTCATTTTGGATCTCATCGGGGTCAATGGTTGGTATCATGGGAACAACGGGTTCATCTAAGAGTTCTTTAGTTCAACTGATATTACGACTTTATGATGTCAGTGATGGTGAAGTAATTGTTGGGGGTCATAATGTGTGTGATTATGACTTAAGACATTTACGGGAAGAACTTGCGATTGTGCTTCAGAAAAACACCTTGTTTTCAGGCACAATTCTTGAAAACTTACGATGGGGTAAGAAAGATGCAACCCTTGATGAAGTGATTGAAGCATGTAAGATTGCATGTTGCCATGATTTCATTGATGCCTTGAGTGATGGGTATAATTCCCGTGTTGAACAAGGCGGTGCAAACTTCTCAGGTGGACAAAAACAACGGCTTTGTATTGCAAGAGCCCTTCTAAAAAATCCAAAAATCTTAATTCTTGATGATTCAACCAGTGCCCTTGACCGTCAAACGGAACAACGTATTTGGGAGGGGTTGAAATCGAGTTATCCAGATACCACAAAAATCATTATCGCTCAACGGGTTTCATCCGTGATTGATACCGATCAAATCATCATTCTTGATGGTGGTGAAATTCATGCGGCAGGAGATCATGAAGCACTTATGGTGCTTGATCCATTGTATCGTGAGATTTACCAATCCCAACAAGAGGGGGTGTTGGCATGA